The DNA sequence GCGACCTCTACCACCTGTTCTTCCTGCAGGCGCCGCGGTCGCTGGGCGACCCCGCCAAGCGCCACACCGCGGCCCGGGTCGGCCACGCGACCTCGCGTGACCTGGTCACCTGGGACTACCTCGGTGAGTGCCTCGGCCCGGCCGAGACCGGCTTCGACGACCTGGCGATCTGGACCGGGTCGGTCGTGCGGGACGGCGACCGGTGGCGGATGTTCTACACCGCGATCTCGACGGCCGGGCACCACGTCTACGACCAGCGGGTCGGCTCGGCGGTGTCCGACGACCTGCACCACTGGACCCGCGTCTCCGACCAGCCCTCCCTGCGGGTCGACGGCACCTGGTACAAGAACCTGGCCAACACCCCCGCGCCCACGGAGGGCCCGGACCTCGAGGGCTCGAGCGAGACCTGGCGCGACCCGCTCGTGCTGCCCGACCCCGGCGGCGACGGCTGGCACATGCTGATCACGGCCCGGGGTGTCGGCGCGGGCCGCAACGACGACGGCGTCGTGGGGCACGCCACCAGCACCGACCTCGAGCACTGGACCCTCGGGCCACCGCTGAGCGGGACCGGCACCGGGTTCGGCCAGCTGGAGGTGCTCCAGGACAAGCAGGTCGACGGCCGCTGGGTGC is a window from the Phycicoccus sp. M110.8 genome containing:
- a CDS encoding glycoside hydrolase family 68 protein — translated: MLRLDDLWVWDSWVADDGDLYHLFFLQAPRSLGDPAKRHTAARVGHATSRDLVTWDYLGECLGPAETGFDDLAIWTGSVVRDGDRWRMFYTAISTAGHHVYDQRVGSAVSDDLHHWTRVSDQPSLRVDGTWYKNLANTPAPTEGPDLEGSSETWRDPLVLPDPGGDGWHMLITARGVGAGRNDDGVVGHATSTDLEHWTLGPPLSGTGTGFGQLEVLQDKQVDGRWVLVFTCHPQEMTPERIARTGEYCTWSVPGPGPLGPWDVDAARPFAAEPNLFAAPLVQQRDGSWVLIGFRNLESQGLDGFEIIDPVPVTVDADGYLVAR